TGTCCAAGGCTTAGAGCTCTTGGAAAAGTCACATAGTACTTGTGTATTTCTAATTATTTGCCATTGATTTCTGTGTTCACACAAGTTTGTCAAGTCTTCAAAGGCAatctttttattacattttttttaaattttgaatctTGGTTAAATATGAATTTGTAAATCAGTAAATGATCTGCTAAATGTGAATGAATTTACTTAAGAAATTATGTAcccttaattttgaaaattttgcttaatGTAAACCcttcatttaatttcttttccttttcacactTTTCTATGTTGTGATGTTTGTGTTGATCCCACCACACCccaagagagagaaataaaaagtaCTTGTATCATCATGTTACATTTTATGTGTAGCTTTCGCTCATTTATTAGGTCATCCATGATCCATACATTTTTTGGGGGCAGAActgaattttattgaaatttagcAGAAGTTTGTGGTCACTGCtttggtttctattcaatgTAGAACAACTGTCACTCTTTTTAATGGTCATAAATGTATATCTTCAAATTCTGtgataactacatgtaattagATGGCTCACTGAATTTTTAatatttgctttattttatttttttaaatttccagcTAATGATTGAACCAAGTTTGCGAGAGATGTCAGAAGGACTAAAAGAAGTCATGGACCTAATGGATTCATACAGCAAGTAAGTATTCATTGTTTCAAGGACGTCTATTATTTTGGTCACAACATGCTTCTTTTGGTAAAGATCTGAGGTAACTGGATAATTACtacagaatatgaataaaagcaaatagatcataaaaatgaaaattataaacagataaatttgtgtttttgtatataaatttCTATAGTTGATCTAGAAAATCAAAAacttataacattttcatatttggAATGTGAGTACAGTATGGCTATGCATGATACACCACAAATTTGATAACATTCTTACATGTAAGTCTGTAGAGGATTATGTACTTCTGTAATTCTATTGAgtttatgtttgattttagtAATGTCGAGAAAGATATTGAGCACTGCTTGTGTCAGGCACCAAGTCACATGACCCATTCCTATAATTTTTCTCTGTGTTGCCATTTATTGTGTGTGTATGTTCAAAAATACACTGTAATTGCTCCAGtatttaacatgtaattttattGTATCTCAAATAGTGACATGAAAAGGAGTAAAATAGTCTCAATTGGACTTCGGGTTCAATTCGCTGGAAGGGGGGCAATGTTTTGAGTTGGCTGTTTGTTAAATTGCAACATTCATGAATTGGTGTCGCATGTACATAATACActgtacagttgcaatttattcaTGTTGACTCCTTGTTGCTTGGAATGGCCAGTGATTTACAGTACAACACACAATATCCCCTTGCTGCTGAAAAATGAGCCTTAATTCCTCTAAATGTGTGCACCATTCAATATGTTTTGGACTTCGCTATGATCaaacatgattgtaaagaatgATGCATTTCCACGTTGTATACTTGCATGCTTCCTAAGGTCAGAATGCGTgtatctctatttttttctaccaaaGTTCTTTGATATATTATTGATCGTTCCACAAACTATTTTTTCACCaaactaaaataaaatgtaattttcatattttacaacctattttgatgatttatttttgcACTAGTATGCttgtttgaaattttgtcaTTAACAGTAGATCTATTAACTTACATGCAAACTTTTAAACCATACCTCTCACAAGCTTGCTAGGCATGCATTTCCAAATGCAGCAACAGTTAATTGGTTTCCAACATTACATTAATTTATCATTACCAAGCGAAATGAATACCGTAATACAGTGTACAATGTTCCTAGGAaatgaatttcaatgattttgtaGACAGGCTTATGTAGTCAATTCAACTCTTTGTTTGGGTCAACTTGGTCTGTAATTGCAAATAGGTAACAATATCTAAATGTATACTGTAACAGGCAGCTTGACAAGGAGCGAGATGAGAGattcaaaacatttttgaaTAAAGTAAGAAGAAAGCTACCTGGACCAATATCTAACAGGTACATTTACAAATACAAAGCATGTTCCATTCATCCTCTCCATACCATCACTACCATACCCATGGGAATCAAGGTCTGTTGGAGTAGACTAGTCTgcatatattatacatgtaccatgaaCATAGAATTTAAGTCTGTTTCACTAGACTAGTTAGTGTATTGCATGTTCTTTAACACTTCACTCTCCATTTATGTGTttcaaatctacatttttttcatcttctcTGTAATATAAGTTGTGTTGCTTATTTCCTTCATAACAAAAATGTGTTGCACACCATTTATCTAGTCTCTTAAACATTCCTtcaagaagattttttttatcatttattaaagTGTGACAATATGTGCACAATTGGACTGGTAGTACTTATCTCAACAGATGACACACATAATACTAATCACAGGAATATACATCTCTGACCTTATTAGTTCAATGGCTCAGTCCTTTGCTTATACATACCAAATGTAGTGTATTCTCTCTTTATTtatcttctctttttctattgttttatctTTACCTTTGTTTTCTCTTGTCTTGTTTGGTACCGATCAGTGGTCAGAAATTGGATGCAATCATTGAGCAGCTTCAGAACATCATTGTTACATCAGATCAGGATGGTCCAGGAATACCAAGGTAATGAGAGGGTATATTGCCACTTTGCCTACAACTGCTTTGTCTCTGTTTCATTTGGTCTAAGAATAGTTTGTTTACTTACCATTTGTTCTTTTCCCACCTGGACCCCttgagttgtgattgatccgatcaatcacaactatggatggccagcaacatcaacatctataatgcattttttttttcaaaatattttttaactatgatgtatatttatgcattaattattttcatgaaatttactGTGCTTCTCTATGttaacaaaggacattgtggAAATTtccagtagaaaaaaattatgacactgatggatttccatagagtcacgattgattggatcaatcataactctttgtaagacagagcCCTGGTCTAATAGTAGTTTGTCAACAACTCGTTTGTCTACTCCcttggtccaattgccatttggtccatttaccattttgtctaatttcccTTTCTGTATACCTACCCATCTTATATCTAAACTAGGTGGATGTTAGCGGTCTACCAACATTTAAATCCGGATGATATAATGAGCTGTATTTGAACCAAATTTTCACATGTTAAAGTGCCCAATAATAAGAAGACAAGGTTGAAAATTGTCCATCTTGACATTAGACTTAATGATATTTAGACCAAGTGAGTATAAGACAAATTGATGGTAGGACCAAATcgatagtagaccaagtgggattAGCCATGATTATTTTAAGACACTGATAATGAGATGATCTTATAGTAGACCAAGTTGATGTAATCCCATTGGATGCAAACAAATGAGAGACAGGTGGATCAGTTTAAGGTTTTCTGGAATCGATTTTTAGTTAGtgtttacaaattattatttttagcaTTAAACCACAGATCACATTCACATATCTtattaaagtatgaaaaattaaCCATTGCTATTCCTCTGTCTATCAAAAGACTGCAGTATGACCGGATGTAACAGCtggaaaattttatcaattttatgaatgtttacaaatcaaatttccttttttttccaatatatgAAAGGATAACATCACCAAGCATGCTAGATAAAGCAGCTCACATTGCAATGACAGGACAGAGTTTGATGGCGTATATTTCAACCTTTGAACTCAACCACCTTCGTAGAATAGCAACAAGGATAGTCTCTGATACTACACTCTGGCTATCAAGGATATTCaggtatatttcatttttacgtCATGATTAGAGTCAACCATTGAGCTATTTATAGATTTTTTATTCCAGTGTTATAAATAATTGGTAGTGAAGCTTATTTTGGACTTCAGTAATCTTGAATAATTTGTGGTCTTACTTTGTTGAATTGGCCTATAAGGCACCTGGGTCTAGCAGCTACGTTAACAATTTTGAATTAATATGAATCCATCATTTAAAGAAGTAGAAGTTAAAGCAGGAATACATTTATGTGCCATGCTTGAGATTAATAGAAAAACTATTTTGGTCAGATATGTATCAGGGGCTTACAAAGTGTGTACTGGACAAATGAATCattgcacacacacaaaaaaatgttttgtctGGAAGCatacaaattatacaaatcATTAATCTTTACCTGAATATTACATACTAGATCAAGGGATATAAGTTCCCTTCTGATGACTTTATTCTAATACAAagcaaagtaaaaaataaagaaaggaaaaaattatATTGCAAGCTATTGTCAGGAGAGTCACAGTCTTTGGCTAAATATAGGCAGAGAATAAGCTCCTTTACAGAAGATGATATTCATTATCCTCCCGATTTGTCTTTGTGTTAGATTTGATGAATCATCAGCATACTACCACGTGGATGATCGGGAAGGTCTAGCGAGGGTATGTCGACTGGTTCTCAATAATAAATATGAGAAATATGGTACGGAGGGTTTCAACTGCCTCTACACCAAACCACCAATCATCTATATCAGTGCTGCATCACGGCCTGGACTAGGACAATACATCTGTTCACAGGTAAGTGTTAGAAAAAGTGCAACGATCAAAACCCCCCCTCCATCCACCCTCATtgattagatttaaaaaatagatgTTGACTTCCtgctttgatatttttttgccGTTTTATCTCATTCTAAACTGAGTTCTAATCATTATCTGTGATGTAGGATGTTTGTTTGAAATGGACCTACATTAATTTGAGAAATACTTTCCCAAACTTCTccaaatcaaaatattaaaaaatagcTTGTTTTAACAGCTAAATTGTTATCATAGATAGttcatttcggccagattaatTTATGCTTTAACTCTGACTTACAGAAATGTATATATCTGATGTGATTACCGTAGGTACATGTGGGGACACACCTTTACTGTCACTATCTGAAAGATGTAACATAGGACTTGTACCTTAAATGTATGGATTAGTTTGTTCTACAAATAACTGGGTCTTGGGAGCATGCCTCAATACTGATGCATGCATCAGGTGTTCTGCAATGAGGTAATAAATCCAGcgattttaaaaagaaacaagtccttttttattgtttgtcttCCAGCTTGGTCTTCCACAATCCAGTTTATGTACAGTACCATGTAACACAGTCTTTGGATCACAACACACTATGGTAAGTCTTTCCAAACATTTATTGCAGTGCGGGTTAAGAAAGGGACAATGTCTGCAGTAGGATTCGTGCACAAAGAGAAAAGAGCATGATTTCACTTGTGAATAAAATGCATTGCTGTGGGATATGAGTACCACTTTCATGTGTGCAGTAAATTGCCTTATGTTAGACCACATGGGCATATCACTGCCATATGTTTGTTAGCCTGAAGGTCGTTCTTTAACTGAAATGGCTACCATGTGTAAACAAAATCTTATcgctattgttattatttctaaATTTGTTGTTAATGATTAATTAGTAGTACGCTTTGTAATatattatttctagatagatggtttATAAAtgcctatcatcatcatcatcatagttgtTGTTGTCGTCATTATGATTCAATATTCAGAATCATCTATATCATCGTCGTcattattgatttcattttctatttatgattGTGTTGTTATAACTCCTGTCATTGTACCACAGTTGTAacaacatttctttttattcattttttccaggATATTGCTACATTAGAGAGGTTGATCAAAGACGACGAATCCTCTTCCAAGACACCTCTGATGGTGGTAGCGAATGCAGGCTCACCTATGGCTGGTCATACTGATAATCTCAACAGACTAAGAACTATCTGTGATGATCACAATCTATGGCTTCATGTGGAAGGGTAAGGTTCATCACAATTTCACCAAGATACCATTTTAGTCATGATTTAAGGCCAAGATTTACTTCACTATCTGTTGTACTAGATTTCCAGAATGTGGCTTTGATCAAAAGAAATTCCTTTCAAGCTTATTCATTCCCCTCTGGAGTTAAAACCTGAGATATGAAGTGTGATTAGATGTCCTAGATCGGGAGCTGTTAAGTGCCATATACCTTTTTGGTTTACTCTCGCTGTGATGATCCCTTATGAATTTAAATTCTAAGTGTCCCTATTTTACTTATGATTGCTggatcattttcatttctggtGATATTAGTTTCCTTTTGATAAGTACCCCTTTATACTTGTATATTACATACTTTATACTTGCTTTCTAATCACAAACTGTCCATTTGAACAACCATCAGATCTTATTGAGCCATATAAGAGGGTCTTTGAAAGACTCCCATCTGATTGTGATGTTActgattttttccccttcttccaTGCAGGCATAATCTAGCCACCCTTGCTCTAAGTACTGTGCCTTCATCAATATTGGTAAGTCATAATAATCTCATTCTGCTACCCAGTGTTTCCAATATTTACTTTTGCTTGACAGGAGGTACTTTTTGTTTACACTCAAACAATAACAGAGGAGAACTATGTTAACATGCAACTTGATAAGTGATACTTTGTTCATACACTCTTTAACAATAACAAAGAAGAAATCAAGTTTAATTACGGGAAATCGGAAGGAAAATCCTTCACACTTTTCCTCTTTATCAATCTTTGTCGGACTTCTCAAATTTTAATGACGTCACTCTTTCAATTTATCGCTCTTTCACTTTAGATTATTCTGGCACTGTTTGTAGTTCAGTTTCCATCTCAACAGTTTTACAAATGCTATAGTGCAATTATTTTTCACCTAGTTGAGGGGGAAGCtacagtgttttgcttgtttaattttactCTAATTATTCAATGCATATCAAATTCATGCTTTAGCTACCCCTGTATAAATCCAGAGCAGCCCTTGGGTTAGCCTAAGGAGACATCGAATTTGTATTAGATACCCACCTCACCTGTCTGGCTGCTCTAAAATGGTAATCTTGGAAAGAAAAACTGCCTTAGCAATACCATTCTGCAGGCTTACTGCCAGCACCTACTCTGACACTACTGAATGTAATCTTTGATCTTTTTCTATTTAACTGCAATTACAGGCTGCTAAGAGAGTGAACAGTATGACCATCCTGCCTGGCGTGTGGCTGGGTCTACCTGGTACTCCGGCCGTTGTATCCTTTCATTTCAAACCTTGAGCACGAAGGAGGGTTGGAATACACTTTCGTCGTATATTTTGTCTCTCCTGAATTCTTGCAGTCACTCATGGAATATGACCAGGAAGAGAAacctatttttggaaaaaaatttaTAGCATATTCATTGCAGTATATTTATGCTGTTTCTGTATTATAGCTGTTAATCTTCTTCTCATCATTGCACTCgcaaaattggcagagcaatgAAGACATCAGaatctctttttaaaaaaatcaaattttgtattttttgtgtatTCTAACCAATTAACTGTATGTTTTAgtataattatacaatataattttgtgttataattatgttacatcTTTGCACAAGGCCCTGTGGAGAAAAATACTTTGACATATTTACATAGTCAACCCACAgtaatgattaaataaatgacTTCACAAAAAACTCTATATGAAAGAGTGAAACACCCTTTGATGTCTTTTTTGTGGCGCTATGAAAAAGCATAGTATTTTTTcttaacatatatttttttgtgaagaCATTGTACAAGACAGCTGATCCTGCTTTGGTAAGTATACACATATTCAAGTTTGCATAATTTTATCCTCTTGTTAGTGGAATCATCACTGAGTCATAGCAATTTTTGTAGACCCAATAGGGCAAAGCAAGCAAAATCTAATGTAAATCAAATAGATTTCTGTGGTCTCAAGAGATTTGACTTTTATCTCTGTGTGGCCAAGACTGGATTAATATGTGACCTGCAAGAACCTCAcaaatgttgaaaataagcattctaaattctaaGTTATAAAAGAGCAGCTGTGTCTGACTGTTAATTTTCAAACTGTCAGAGAATAACAACTTGTTAGTGCTTCTCATATTTATGAACCAGGTCtatattgtaaaataattttcttctgtatttatATCAGTTTTGGAAAGCAGGGTTTGGTGATTTtgtcttattctttttttacagAGTCTAGCAGCAGGACTATGTTCATCTCAACCTCAAGAGAGGTTAGGTGCCCTACCTCTCTGGCTTGCCCTCCAATGTATGGGCCATGATGGTATCGTTTCTAAGCTACACCATGCTGCAGAACTAGTAAGTCACTTGTCCTTAAAGATTGGTTGATAGATTGATAGGTggttttggagggggggggggtaggtgtCCAACCCAAGTGATCTGTTTCTGGCTTGCCCTTCAATGTATGGGTCATGAAGATATCGTTTACAAACTACACCATACTGCAGAACTAGTAAGTCACTGATCATTGTTGAAGATCGGTTGATAAATTGATAGGTAGATTAGGAGAAGGGAATAGGTAGACCTGGTAATGAAAGTCACTTATTTACTTTAATTTGTCTATCAAGTTCAAAGAATGTATGTGTGTGACCCAAGAAAAACTAGGTGCACTTACATGCACTGTGATGTATCCCGGATTGACATGATTCAGCAAATCTTCAAGCCCTTTAACTGATGCATCTGTCCAGTAGGTTTGGAGATTTGTATTTCTCTCCTCTCTGGTTTGCCACAAAAGTACAGATCTGAGATCATACTTTGATCCTTTTCAAGCATCAACATGCTACAGACCTAGTTACACAATAACCCACATGAATGGACTTCCCATTCAATGTCATTTCCTAGTTAAAACTGTCTTAGGGTGTGttgcaacaaaatatttacaattaatcgcaaatattctgttcaattttacagttgattgatcacttttaacttGAGCAAATTAggttacactccttgtttcatggagcagattagcaatcaatcccaaatttgcaattaattgcacggcatatgcttgatttccggaacaaaaatagacttgcaattgatcgcaagtttctcaGTATGATCTGTGCATGACATTAACTTTCTATTTTGGTTTGTTTTACAGAGTCAACAGATGTCTCAGAGACTCAACTCCCTTGGTGCTATTAATCTGGCAGTAAGTATTCAAATAACATGCACAAGTGAGGACAGTAGTATGAATTTCATGCACATTGTACCTTTGGAACAGTTCTAACACACCTGAAGCATAGCCAGGGTCATTTACACTGTTTCAAAGGTAATAAGTGTGAGTAATTAGGAATGCCCTTGCAAATTCAGgcataatatttatttttgagaTAGTGATGTGATGAGAATATAGATGTGGCTccttttttgttatttgataaAACATCATCCAAAAATCATGATGGGTTGTTATACTTTACCTTGTAAGTAAATTTACGCATAAGGCAAAATAAATATCTGGTCAAATGCGTGTGTGTAACCAGTCATTGGATAAGGATCCACTTCTATATCTTATAGTTAACATGATTCCATCATCTTAGTGCTATGAATATCTCATTAAACACTGAAACCTTGAGGTAGTCTGTgatgattcaaatcaattctGCACTTGTTTGGAGTACAAGTCATTTCTTCTTCTGGAAAATCTTGAATTCTCGTCTCCAGTCTTATGCAGTAAATTCATGCAGGTCTTATGTGTGTTTGGTATAAGAAATTTCtccacaaacaaaaaatcaaacacttgggtaaaatcaataaacaaagCACATAAGTAATTGATGATTCCATCAATGTCAATTTCttaataaaacatttgtttttgttttgttttctttaggATAAGAAACGAGCTCGACCAGACAAGGAAATCACATTAGAAGGATCACTATCTGAAGTCATCAGTAAAACAATACAAGTCTTTGTAAGTATAACTTTGCATCAGAATCCTCCACTGAAATGGCACTGATACAGTAAGCCCATATTGCGCAATATTACTCttactttgatttgaatatgtctcatctctttgtaagacggggtcctgTGAGTCTTTTGTAGTCTTTTGGTTGTAGGTAAATTGTGTGTTGGACTGTACCGACTCAGAAATAAATATACCTTTTCAGTAATCAGAATACATCTGTTTCTAAGGTTGAAATTATATGGCTCTATAGAATAGAGAATACAAGCAATTACAATTGAGTGTGAATGTAAGTCTTTGGCACATCATGTCTCATTAGCTACAATCATAGATTATGTTATGCATTGTCTGCTGGTAAAGCAAATTTATAACTAAAGCGGCTCCCCTGAGTAGATAAAACCCTTTATTATCATTGCTTGTTCAGATTTATTTTTTAGGACCCCTGAATAAATCCTCTTCTGAGGAAATGATACTGATATATTCCACGATCATTTAATAGTAATAatctattttccttttcttcccctttaGTCACAAGTGGATGTTGTGTCACCTGTGGTTGTCTTCAAATATGATGACAGTATGGAAGCTCCCGGTAAAGCATTTGCTCAATACTCGACAGCACATGATGAATCAGATGAAGGGAAGCAGCAAAATACACTACCCAAGCCTACCCTTGATGCATTCAATGCCTGGGTAAACTTACAATTatactgaaatattttcaaatcgtTGGAAGCTCTTAGTAATGCATTTGCTCAATATGCTACAACACAAAGTAATCTTATACAGGGAAGCAGCAAAATGCATTATCAAAGCCAACATAAGACGCATTCAATTCCTTAGTTAATCTacattcaaagaaaaatatcTGTTTTTAATATGCAGTGACTCTACCCAAAATTAGGTTGATAAAAGATGTCAAAAAATAGGGAATGATTATGAATAGTCAaagtttgaaatgaaaataagaaagctgATAACTGTTTAAATTGATCAATTGCTAACTAATTAGTAAATTAGATGCATGTAATAAAAGTGACAGTGAATTTTGAACTTGTGATATAAATGATCATCTGCCTTTCTCTAAACTAAgtaaacttgatttttttttcttgtagcTTGGAGCTGAGCTGAATAACCTTGAGCCAAAAATTGGTCTAGACATCGTTGAAGGAGACCAAGAGGGTGTGTGCATTAGGTTCAGCCCAATGACCAGTGCTCCATGTAAGTCTATATTCTGTCTATATTGATGTTACTGACATTGGTCTAGACATTGATCACAAAGCCCAATT
This genomic window from Lytechinus variegatus isolate NC3 chromosome 10, Lvar_3.0, whole genome shotgun sequence contains:
- the LOC121422260 gene encoding putative pyridoxal-dependent decarboxylase domain-containing protein 2 isoform X2 codes for the protein MAASVTIGEGATVPASGNVSGKGQGVEKSGEKRNGRTNNKLMIEPSLREMSEGLKEVMDLMDSYSNGQKLDAIIEQLQNIIVTSDQDGPGIPRITSPSMLDKAAHIAMTGQSLMAYISTFELNHLRRIATRIVSDTTLWLSRIFRFDESSAYYHVDDREGLARVCRLVLNNKYEKYGTEGFNCLYTKPPIIYISAASRPGLGQYICSQLGLPQSSLCTVPCNTVFGSQHTMDIATLERLIKDDESSSKTPLMVVANAGSPMAGHTDNLNRLRTICDDHNLWLHVEGHNLATLALSTVPSSILAAKRVNSMTILPGVWLGLPGTPAVTLYKTADPALSLAAGLCSSQPQERLGALPLWLALQCMGHDGIVSKLHHAAELSQQMSQRLNSLGAINLADKKRARPDKEITLEGSLSEVISKTIQVFSQVDVVSPVVVFKYDDSMEAPGKAFAQYSTAHDESDEGKQQNTLPKPTLDAFNAWLGAELNNLEPKIGLDIVEGDQEGVCIRFSPMTSAPYRGTTSEHIDSFVETLKSLISKLNVTIEQRGPFHELSSAKQNLTVIDGENHAGLGIVQFIPDYLANQDPESEQTKREVTKINTELVQRLQAGEDATQRGRYQVTQTAEETAAVAIGVVDGDANLEEVLDMICDIGKELEDSSQFLETMSELILKGIMEAEKQLEQENENKLLEEGVLRQVPLVGSLLNWFSPPPEAIIKGRTLNLSSGSLESTEKTYKLHMQVQEESASPIKQRPPKSTPTTPAEEKPVQKRDLEGALNPAASLETESPVANSVSEGSNATSGSSFQEVSAVDMKDLTTESEGEDMK
- the LOC121422260 gene encoding putative pyridoxal-dependent decarboxylase domain-containing protein 2 isoform X1 — its product is MAASVTIGEGATVPASGNVSGKGQGVEKSGEKRNGRTNNKLMIEPSLREMSEGLKEVMDLMDSYSKQLDKERDERFKTFLNKVRRKLPGPISNSGQKLDAIIEQLQNIIVTSDQDGPGIPRITSPSMLDKAAHIAMTGQSLMAYISTFELNHLRRIATRIVSDTTLWLSRIFRFDESSAYYHVDDREGLARVCRLVLNNKYEKYGTEGFNCLYTKPPIIYISAASRPGLGQYICSQLGLPQSSLCTVPCNTVFGSQHTMDIATLERLIKDDESSSKTPLMVVANAGSPMAGHTDNLNRLRTICDDHNLWLHVEGHNLATLALSTVPSSILAAKRVNSMTILPGVWLGLPGTPAVTLYKTADPALSLAAGLCSSQPQERLGALPLWLALQCMGHDGIVSKLHHAAELSQQMSQRLNSLGAINLADKKRARPDKEITLEGSLSEVISKTIQVFSQVDVVSPVVVFKYDDSMEAPGKAFAQYSTAHDESDEGKQQNTLPKPTLDAFNAWLGAELNNLEPKIGLDIVEGDQEGVCIRFSPMTSAPYRGTTSEHIDSFVETLKSLISKLNVTIEQRGPFHELSSAKQNLTVIDGENHAGLGIVQFIPDYLANQDPESEQTKREVTKINTELVQRLQAGEDATQRGRYQVTQTAEETAAVAIGVVDGDANLEEVLDMICDIGKELEDSSQFLETMSELILKGIMEAEKQLEQENENKLLEEGVLRQVPLVGSLLNWFSPPPEAIIKGRTLNLSSGSLESTEKTYKLHMQVQEESASPIKQRPPKSTPTTPAEEKPVQKRDLEGALNPAASLETESPVANSVSEGSNATSGSSFQEVSAVDMKDLTTESEGEDMK